One genomic segment of Pongo pygmaeus isolate AG05252 chromosome 19, NHGRI_mPonPyg2-v2.0_pri, whole genome shotgun sequence includes these proteins:
- the SLFN12 gene encoding ribonuclease SLFN12, producing MNISVDLETNYAELVLDVGRVTLGEKSRKKMKDCKLRKKQNESVSRAMCALLNSGGGVIKAEIENEDYSYTKDGIGLDLENSFSNILLFVPEYLDFMQNGNYFLIFVKSWSLNTSGLRITTLSSNLYKRDITSAKVMNAAAALEFLKDMKKTRGRLYLRPELLTESPRVDIQEESNMKALAGGFFDRTELDRKEKLTFTESTHVEIKNFSTEKLLQRIKEILPQYVSAFANTDGGYLFIGLNEDKEIIGFKAEMSDLDKLEREIENSISKMPVHHFCVEKKKINYSCKFLGVYDKGSLCGYVCALRVERFCCAVFAKEPDSWHVKDNRVMQLTRKEWIQFMVEAEPKFSRSYKELFSQINMSSPAPHSWPLLEWERQRHHCPGLSGRVTYTPENLCRKLFLQHEGLKQLICEEMGSVRKGSLIFSRSWSLDLGLQENHKVLCDALLISQDKPPVLYTFHMVQDEEFKGYSTQTALTLKQKLAKIGGYTKKVCVMTKIFYLSPEGKTSCQYDLRSQVIYPESYYFTRRKYLLKALFEALKRLKSLRDQFSFAENLYQIIGIDCFQKNDKKMFKSCRRLT from the exons ATGAACATCAGTGTTGATTTGGAAACGAATTATGCCGAATTGGTTCTAGATGTGGGAAGAGTCACTCTTGGAGAGaagagtaggaaaaaaatgaaggattGTAAACTGAGAAAAAAGCAGAATGAAAGTGTCTCACGAGCTATGTGTGCTCTGCTGAATTCTGGAGGGGGAGTGATCAAGGCTGAAATTGAGAATGAAGACTATAGTTATACAAAAGATGGAATAGGActagatttggaaaattcttttAGTAACATTCTGTTATTTGTTCCTGAGTACTTAGACTTCATGCAGAATGGTAACTACTTTCTGATTTTTGTGAAGTCGTGGAGCTTGAACACCTCTGGTCTGCGGATTACCACCTTGAGCTCCAATTTGTACAAAAGAGATATAACATCTGCAAAAGTCATGAATGCCGCTGCTGCACTGGAGTTCCTCAAAGACATGAAAAAGACTAGAGGGAGATTGTATTTAAGACCAGAATTGCTGACAGAGAGTCCCCGTGTTGATATACAAGAAGAAAGTAACATGAAGGCCTTGGCTGGGGGCTTTTTTGACAGAACAGAACTTGATCGGAAAGAAAAATTGACCTTTACTGAATCCACACatgttgaaattaaaaacttctcGACAGAAAAGTTGTTACAAAGAATTAAAGAGATTCTTCCTCAATATGTTTCTGCATTTGCAAATACTGATGGAGGATATTTGTTCATTGGTTTAAatgaagataaagaaataattggCTTTAAAGCAGAGATGAGTGACCTCGATAAGTTAGAAAGAGAAATCGAAAACTCCATTAGCAAGATGCCTGTGCATCACTTCTGTGTGGAGAAGAAGAAGATAAATTATTCATGCAAATTCCTTGGAGTGTATGATAAAGGAAGTCTTTGTGGATATGTCTGTGCCCTCAGAGTGGAGCGCTTCTGCTGTGCAGTGTTTGCTAAAGAGCCTGATTCCTGGCATGTGAAAGATAACCGTGTGATGCAGTTGACCAGGAAGGAATGGATCCAGTTCATGGTGGAGGCTGAACCAA aatTTTCCAGGTCATATAAAGAGCTGTTCTCTCAAATAAATATGTCATCACCTGCTCCTCACAGTTGGCCTCTTTTGGAATGGGAACGGCAGAGACATCACTGTCCAG GGCTATCAGGAAGGGTAACGTATACTCCAGAAAACCTTTGCAGAAAACTATTCTTACAACATGAAGGACTTAAGCAATTAATATGTGAAGAAATGGGCTCTGTTAGAAAGGGCTCACTGATCTTCTCTAGGAGCTGGTCTTTGGATCTGGGCTTGCAAGAGAACCACAAAGTCCTCTGTGATGCTCTTCTGATTTCCCAGGACAAGCCTCCAGTCCTATACACCTTCCACATGGTACAGGATGAGGAGTTTAAAGGCTATTCTACACAAACTGCCCTAACCTTAAAGCAGAAGCTGGCAAAAATTGGTGGTTACACTAAAAAAGTGTGTGTCATGACAAAGATCTTCTACTTGAGCCCTGAAGGCAAGACAAGCTGCCAGTATGATTTAAGATCGCAAGTAATTTACCCTGAATCCTACTATTTTACAAGAAGGAAATACTTGCTGAAAGCCCTTTTTGAAGCCTTAAAGAGACTCAAGTCTCTGAGAGACCAGTTTTCCTTTGCAGAAAATCTATACCAGATAATCGGTATAGATTGCTTTCAGAAGAATGATAAAAAGATGTTTAAATCTTGTCGAAGGCTCACCTGA